A single genomic interval of Malania oleifera isolate guangnan ecotype guangnan chromosome 11, ASM2987363v1, whole genome shotgun sequence harbors:
- the LOC131168323 gene encoding uncharacterized protein LOC131168323 yields the protein MADWGPVFVAVVLFILLTPGLLVQIPGHHRCVEFGNFQTSGVSVLVHSIIYFALMCIFLLAIGVHVYLG from the coding sequence ATGGCGGATTGGGGGCCGGTGTTCGTGGCCGTGGTTCTGTTCATCCTCCTGACTCCGGGCCTTCTGGTTCAGATTCCGGGGCACCACCGGTGCGTCGAGTTCGGGAACTTCCAGACTAGCGGAGTCTCCGTTCTGGTTCACTCCATCATCTACTTCGCTCTCATGTGCATCTTCTTGCTCGCCATCGGAGTTCACGTCTACCTCGGTTAA
- the LOC131168325 gene encoding uncharacterized protein LOC131168325 translates to MNDWAAPLIAAALFALLCPGLILQIPGKQRPVDFMNMKTSVVSVVVHMILYALLLILLLVFLNLHLYV, encoded by the coding sequence ATGAACGACTGGGCTGCTCCCCTGATTGCAGCTGCTCTGTTCGCTCTCCTCTGTCCCGGATTGATACTTCAAATTCCAGGAAAACAGAGGCCTGTGGATTTCATGAACATGAAAACCAGTGTCGTCTCTGTGGTTGTGCACATGATCCTCTACGCTTTGCTTCTCATTTTGCTGCTTGTGTTTCTTAACCTTCATCTCTATGTTTAA